The window GGTGCGCGGAATCGGTATCCTGAATGTGGCCAGCATTTTTGGGGCCAGCAGCATTCGTTATCAAAAACGCGTTGATATGGTGGTTTCCCTGGTCGAGTGGTCCAAGGTGGAAAATGTGGACCGGATCGGTTTGGACCAGGATTTTTTTGAGATATTGCAAATTAAAGTTCCCCATGTAACAATTCCAGTGCGGTCAGGACGAGACTTGGCCGGGTTGGTGGAAGTGGCCGCCTTGGACCAGAAACTCAAGAGTATAGGCCATCATTCCGCCTTTGAATTTAACGAGCGTTTGCTCAACAAGATGCAACAACGAGAATCCTGAAAAATGGGCGTGATGAATAAAAAAGTTGGAGTTGGCGGCAACGCCAGTGAAAAAATCATGGTAATCCTGAACAAACTGGGCTTGCATGCCCGTCCGGCCGCCATGTTTGTCCGTGTCGCGAACCGTTTTCCCTGTGAAATCACCGTTGAAAAAGACGGCGAAGAAGTCAATGGCAAGAGCATCATGGGCCTGATGATGCTGGCAGCCGGTTGCGGCTCCCGTCTCAAAGTCATCGCTGCGGGCGATGAAGCCCCCCAGGCCCTCAAGGAACTGGAAGAACTCATCCAGCGCAAGTTCGACGAGGAATAAGCGTCCATCCCGCTAATCTTCGGATAAACCTGCTTCTCCTTCGCGTCCTTCCCGTAAAAAATGTCTTTTGCCTTTCTTCGTGGCTTCGTGTGAGACCCTGTGCTGGTTTTTATCCGCGTGCATCTGCTCGCGACGCATGTCGGAGTCCGTGGTTCAATTCCGGTCTTTGGTTTTGACTTGTTGTAAATTCTTTTTTCGCACCGCTTGCCATTTGCCATGCTTCTTATAGCATAGCCTCCAGAAAATGGCGTTGCATCAATCAGGCACTGATCTCAAAATCAAGGGCATCCCGGTTTCACCCGGAGTTGTCCACGGTACTTTGGCCATTTTAACACGCGAGGAACTCTCGATCCCGCGTCGCCAGATCAAGCCTCAGGAAGTTCCCGGCGAAATCGCCCGCTTTGAATCCGCGCTTGTCAAAACACGCCAGCAGATCCTTGAAATCAAGGAACATCTCTCCGCCTCCATCGGAGAGAAGGACGCCAGTATTTTCGACGCACATCTGCTCGTAGTCGAGGACGGCAGTTTGCTGGAAGCGGTGCGGAAACAGGTGGAATCCCGGTTGTTGTGCGTCGAGCATGTCTTCCATCATCTGATTCAAAACTATGCGCAGACCATGCGCGACATGGACGACGTGTACCTGCAAGAGCGGGCGGCGGATATTTTGGATGTCGGGCGGCGAATCCTCAGCAATCTCATGGGGACGGCAATGTCGGATCGTTATGACCTGGAAAAGCCGTGCATTATTCTTGCGCACGATCTTTCGCCTTCCGATACCGCGGTTTTGGACCGCAGCAAGGTTCTTGGATTTGCCACCGACATCGGCAGTCGTACTTCGCACACAGCCATCATGGCGCGGTCTCTCAACATCCCGGCCGTGGTCGGGTTGAAGGAAGCCTCCCAGACCCTCGATAACGAGGTGGAAGTGATCCTCGACGGTTATCAGGGCCTCCTGATCATCAATCCCAGCGAGCAAACCAAGTTTGAATACGGCAAGATTGGCGAGAAACGCCACCTGGTGGAGGAGAAGCTGGGACAATTGCGGGGCACTGAGGCCGTCACCCGTGACGGCCACAAGGTGATTGTTTCAGCCAATGTCGAGTTGCCGGAGGATTTTCACCTGATCCAGGCCGCCGGTGCGGAAGGTGTCGGGCTTTATCGCACTGAATTTTTATTTCTCAATAGACTGGAACTACCAACGGAGATGGAGCAGTTGGAAATGTATCGCAAGGTGATTGAGGCAGCGCGGCCGTATCCGGTGATCTTCCGAACCCTTGATGTCGGGGGAGACAAGATGCTCGACCATCTTGGAATGTCTGAGGAATTGAACCCGTTCCTGGGCTGGCGCGCGATACGCTACTGCCTGGAACGCAGGGATGTGTTCCGGACCCAGTTGAGGGCGATATGCCGTGCGGGTGCGGGAACGAAGATACGCATCATGTTTCCCATGGTCTCCACGTTCGAGGAACTTCTGCAGGCAAAGGAATTGCTTCGGGATGTGCTGATCGAGCTTGGGCGGGAAAATGAAGGGTTTAGCAAGGAAATCGAAATCGGAACGATGATCGAGACCCCGGCAGCCGCCATGATTATGAACCATCTGGCCCGCGAAGTTGATTTTGTCAGCATCGGCACGAATGACCTGATCCAGTACACGCTGGCGGTTGACCGCAACAATGAAAAGGTGGCGTACCTTTACCAGCCGACGCACCCTGGAATTATCTCGTTGATCCGGCATATTGTGACCCAGGCGCATGAGGCGAAAATATGGGTCGGCGTTTGCGGTGAGATGGCGGGTGAAGTCATTCTGACGCCGCTGCTTCTGGGGCTGGGGGTTGACGAACTCAGCACCGGATCGGTTTATATCTCACGCATCAAAAGCGCCATTCAAAACCTGAACTATGAGGAAATGCGCAAAATGGCGGATGAAGTCTCCATGCTCAATACTGCTGCGCAGGTCATGGATCGGCTCAAGCAGGTTGCCGTTGCCAACTTTGCCGAATTGTTGGATTAGCCTGCATATTTCATACTCATTTCAATGGTCAACCTGTTAGCGCCGGGACGTAATAGCGGAAAGACACGAGCTGGGCATATGCAGGCTATGTAACCCGGATGTTCCTGCACCCCAGTTCCCGCCATACTTTGGAGCAGGGCACTTTGAAGCGGCTTTCTGAAGCGTGTGAAACATCCGGGTTAGGATTGGATCCTCACGGTTTTTTAACGCAAGGCGCCTGCGACGCTCTCAAGGGTGCGATGGAAATCTTGAAACTGGGACTGGTTTCAGATCGCGGCCGCTTTTTTGTTGTAACCCGAGGTGATGGCGGCTTTGACGAGGCCTGAGCCGAATTCCCAGAACGGTCCGGGGAAGCTGGCAATATTCCCGACCACATCATCCAGCGCGTTGACAAAACGTTCGATTTCCTCGTCGCCGATAATCAGCGGCGGCAGGATTTTTAACACATCCATGTGATGTCCGGCCACCTGCGTCAAAATGCGATGCTTCGAGAGCAGTTGAGTGACGACCATTTGCGGGAAAAGCCCCTTGTCCACGGCGTGGACCGCTTTCCAGGCCACTTTCAACTTGAGGGAAGAGGGTTCCTTGAACTCGATTGCAATCATGAGCCCCTTGCCGCGTATTTCCTTGATGATGTCGTGCTTTTCCTGAAGGCTGCGCAGGCGCCGTATGAGTTGCTCGCCGCGTTTTGCCGCGTTTTCCACGATTTTTTCATCGTCCAAAATTTCCAATGTCGCAAGGCCGCAGGCCATCGCCAGGTTGTTCCGCCCGAATGTGGTGGAATGGACCACGCAACGGTCGAGGCTGGAAAAAACTTTTTGATAGATTTCGCGGCGTGTGACAAACGCGGCGGCAGGAACATAGCCGCCGCTGAGCGCCTTAGCGATGGTGAGAATGTCAGGCTCCAGGTTCCAATGCTGGAAGGCGAAGAACTTGCCCGTTCTGCCAAGCCCGGTTTGCACTTCATCGGCGATAAACAACGCCCCGTATTTGCGGCACAGCGCCTGGGCTTTCGGGAAATAATCGTCGTCGGGGATATAAACGCCCTTGCCCTGCACCAGTTCGGCGATGAAGCAGGCGACATCGCCCGCGCGCAGCTTGCTTTCGAGGTCTTCGAGATCGTTGTTTTTGACCTGTTCGGCGCCAGGCAGGAAGGGACCGAAACCGTTCTGGAAATTTTTATTGCCGGTGATCGAAAGGGAACCGTAACTCAGCCCGTGATACGAATTTTGCAATGAGAGAATGCGGGTGCGGCCGGTTGCGCAGCGCGCGAACTTGATGGCGCCTTCGACGGATTCGGTTCCGGAATTGCAAAAGAAGACCGCATCGAGACCCGGCCCTGTGCGTTTGGTGAGAGCTTCAGCCAGGAGCCCGCTGAGCAGCGCGCAATCCATTTGCACCATGTTGGGCAGGTCCATATCGAGGACGTCCCGGATGACTTTTTGGACCCCGGGATGGTTCCGCCCGATATTGAAGACACCGTAACCGCTGAGGAAATCGAGGTAGTCCCGCCCGTCCATGTCATACAGATAAGCTCCCTGGGCGCGGGCATAGACCTTGTCGAACCCGATTGTCCTGAGCACCTTGACGAGTGTACGGTTGACGTGTTGATCGTGCAGATCGTAATTTTCCCCGAGTCGGGAAGTAACCAATTCCTTGATATCGAGAGGCATGGGGTGATGAATATGAGTTGTATTGGCCTATGATGCAAGCCGGGATTGATTCGGGGGTTTTGCTGCTCTGCGTCTATTCCTTGAATTCGTTGACCTTCGTCGCTTCGACTTCGATGATTTCGCCCTTTTTGGCGCGCTTGAACCGTTCCTCCGGCCCGATGCTCTGACCGCCGTGTTTCAGGTCATGGATGGCGCGTAAAAAGCGGGTCAATTTACCCAGGGCAATCGACACAACCACCAGCAGGACAACCAAAGAAATGATCAATCTGAACATGGGAATATAAGCCACAAGCTATCAGCCGGCGCCGGATTTAAAAGAAAAAATCATATTGCTTCATGCGGCATCATCGCGAGAAACCAAACCTTTCAAAAAGGTGTTTTGAGCGGGAATGAACGTGAAATTTTGGAGTGCGCCCGCCACGGCGGACGCTTTTTACTCACGACGCATGTCGGAGTTGCACTTTTGCGGAAAATCCAAAGCGGTGTCGCGCCTTCGGCTTGCCACCGCACTCCAAATTGGCAGATGCAGATCCGCATTGAGCGAGGTTTTAGTCCGAAACATGTGAATTTTTCCATCCGTAGGCTGGAAAAATTCACCCTCTCAGGCCAACGGGCGTGGAGAGAATTTCCTTCAACACAACCGCATCGCGCAGGGAAGGCTTGTCGCGTAGAAACAACCGGAGTTTTCCCGGTGGCTTGGCCGTTTCCACAGACTGCAAGGGACCGGCATTTCCGCCCGTTTTCAGGTGGCGCCGGTCGCCGGGCTGCCCGCCCGCCCGCGTTTCGAGATTCGTTTCAGGAGGAATGATTTCGTCAAATTTTGACATGGGCCGGTCGGGCATGGGCACTCGCGTGGGAGTTTTGACCGGACGGTGCGTTTGCGCTTTTTTAACGGGCGGCAACGGAGGTGGAGGCGTCACCTGAGTCTGGGCCGGGGGAATTGCGGGCTTTTGGCCGAGCGCCTCCATCAGATCATTCCACTCCGTGCGCGGCGCCGGCGCATGATCCGAATTTGGATGTGCAGGTGGAGTGTTAGGATGATCGTGCTCTTTTAATTTGTTCCTGGCCATCCACTGAACCACGGCGCCGCCAATGACGAGCACCGGTATGATGAGGTCGCCGAGGTTCATGGTTCAGCCTTCAGTTTGTGTTCCGATCTCAGCTCTGCTTCGGAGTTCCCGGCGCCGAGTCGGTGGCGATGGCGGAACGCATGGCGGTGTCGGCCTGGATATTTTTATATTTCATGTAATCCAAAATTCCGAGATTTCCGCTGCGGAATGCCTCGGCCATCGCCATTGGAATCTGGGCTTCCGCCTCGACGACTTTGGCGCGCATTTCCTCAACGCGGGCTTTCATTTCCTGTTCTGTCGCGACAGCAGCCGCACGGCGGACTTCCGCACGGGCCTGGGCGACGCGCTTGTCGGCTTCAGCCTGGTCCGCCTGCAACCGGGCGCCGATGTTTTCGCCGACATCCAGGTCCGCGATGTCGATGGAAAGAATTTCAAAGGCGGTTCCGGAATCCAGGCCGCGCTGAAGAACCGTTTTGGAGATTTTATCGGGAGCTTCGAGCACGTCCTTGTAGGTGTCGGAGGAACCGATGGTCGTGACAATGCCTTCGCCGACGCGGGCAATGATGGTCTCCTCCGTGGCGCCGCCGACAAAGCGGCCCAGGTTGGTTCGCACGGTCACACGGGCGCGGGCGCGCAGGCCGATGCCGTCCTTGGCGACTGCTTCGATTGTGGTTTTGCCGGAGGCGGGATTCGGGCAGTCGATGACACGCGGGTTCACCGAGGTACGCACGGCCTCGAAAACCGATTTACCGGAACCGGAGGTGGCGAGGTCGATGGCGCAGGCGCTGTTGAAGTCGAGGTTCAGCTTGGCTTTGTCGGCCGCAATCAAGGCCCTGACTACTTCGTTCACGTTGCCACCCGCGAGAAAGTGGGTTTCCAATTGGCGGCTTTCGACATTGATGCCGGCGCGCACGGCGGTGATGCGGGCATTTACGATGAGGGAACTGGGGATGTTCCGGAAGCGCATCGCGATGAGGGTCATGATGCTGACGGGCGCTCCGGAGGTCCATGCCCGGATCCAGAGCCCGAAAAAGTTGAAGATGATGACCAGCGCAACGAGGACGACGACGCCTATAATGATCCCGATGAATGACATAATAATTTTTCCTTGGGTTGTTTGAGATTAAGATTAAAAAATCCGATCAGAGAGCTTCTATAGTTTGCGAACCATGATACGCGCGCCGTCCACTTTCACAACCTTTATGTCCGTGTCGGGAGGAATGGGCTGCCCTTCGGTGATCACATCCACCCGCCGCCCCTGGATTCGTGCCGTGCCGGAAGGACGCAGCAGGCTCACGGTTTTTCCGGTGCTGCCCAGCAGGCCCGCATTTTCATCCGCCCTGGGAGCGGAGGTGTTGTCCAGGCTCAAGACTTTGCCGAGCGCCGAACGCGGAAAATATTTCATCCAAAGCAGAAACAGGATGATGCCGAGGGAGAACTCCGCTCCAAGCACCGAAAGGCCCGCATTGGCGCCATAAATCGACCAGGCCCTGGCGGCCGCGCCCAACAGGCAGACGATACCCAGAATCCCGGCGATCAGGCCCGGAAGAAAAATTTCCGCCGCCAGCAACAGGATTCCGGCGAGGATGAGGCTGACAATTCCGATCATGCCGCCTCCACGATGATATGGCCGCCTTCCGTCTGGATCACGCGGATACGCTGTCCGGATTGGATGAAATCACCGAGCGTGATGACATCGACCGGTCCGTGCCCGAAGTCGGCTGTTCCACTGGGGCGCAAAAGGGTCAGACTCATGCCGGTATCGCCAACTCCGATGCCGCTGGGTTCCTCGGCGGTCGTCGTGGGGTTGACCGTTTGCAGCACCAGCCTGTGATAGAGCGGTGTCTTGGGTAAAACTTTTGCCAGCACCCACATGCCGGCCAGTGTGATCGCAAATGAGATCCCCAGCTTGGTCATGGGAATCTCCAGTTGCGGCATGGTGGGCATCACGGGATCCGTGGGATATTTGTCCACCATGGCTTTTAAAATGGAAATCAGAATCAGCGCCGCGCCGGCCAGACCGGGAAGGATGTGGCCGGGCAATACGAACAATTCAATGGCCAGCAACAATACGCCAAAAAAGAACATCATGACGTATTCGTAGCCCGACAATCCGGCGATGTATTGGCCGAAAAAGAAGACCAGGGCCAGAGCCACCGCGCTGATTCCAAAAACTCCGAAGCCGCCGGTTTTGAATTCGATGTACCCGCAGAGCAAAGCTCCGGCGAGCAGAAAAGGCGAGATCATGACAATAAAGCGGCCGAGTTGTTCAAAGCCCGTGGGTTCGATTTTCAGCACCTTGGCCTGCCCGCCGCCAATTTCTGTGATGAATGCGTCGAGGCTGGATACAGTCCCGGCGCTTAAAAGAGGCTGGGGCGGATTGCCATACCGGGCTTCGGCTTCCTTGCTCGTGAGAGTCAGCAGTTTGCCTTTGGGGAGAAGTTCCTTACCGTCGATGAGCAGCCCCTGCTCGCGGTCCACCATGGCGTCGAAGACGGCGGGATTGTGGCCCTGCCGTTCGGCATTCGCCCGGACCAGGCCGCGGACGGCTGAAGTCATTTTTTCCTCGACGCTTTTGGATACGGTTTCCACGCCGCCGCCGCCGGACGACATGATGATGGGCGTGGCCGCGCCTATCACGGCACTGGGTGCCATATAGATTTTATGGGTCGCAGAGGCGATGAAGGCACCGGCGGAAAAGGCCTTGGTGTCGATGTAGGTGTAAAGCTGGTCCTGATGCTGGAAATGGTTCAGAATGGCAATAATTTCCTCCGTATTATCGATCCGCCCGCCGTTGGTGTCCATGTGCAGGATGACGGCGTCCGCCTGCTTGTCGATGGCCTCCTTGATTCCGCGCCGGACAATGAAGACCATGGAAGTGTCGATATCATCGCGGATGGGGATGACATAAATGAGGGAAGGCTTGGCGGGGGTGGGGGCTGGCAGTGGTGACTGGGCGGTAATGGCAGCGGGTTCAGACCAGCAGACCGGGCTGATACAGACGAGGATGAGGCAAAGGATGCGTTTCATAAGTGGAGGACGGGCGCGGGGCGCATCATCCATAAGGTACATCAATAGACAACGGCAGGCGTCTTGCAAGATTTGTTAGCGATTAAAGAGCCGTCCGAGAAAACTTTTCTCGGCAGGTTTGTCTGGGACCACAGACGCCGACTCCATCTCCACTTCCGGTTCGGGGATGGCGAATTCCTCGGGCCGGGCTTCCTTGCTCAGGCGCAGGCGGATTTTTGTGAGTTCAAAAAGCGCAGCCTGGTCGGAGGCGGGCCGGTCTTCCGGTTTTTTCGCCAGCAGCCAATAGACCCATTGGCACAGGGTTTCATCCAGATCTGGTTTGTAGTCGTGAAGCGAGGCCGGGGTTTGGTGAAGATGTGCTTTCGCGAGCGCCATCATTTCATCCACTCCCGGGAAGGCGATGGCGCCGGAAAGGGATTGGTAAAAGACATGGCCGAGGGAATAAAGGTCGGAGCGCGCATCAAGGGGCTTTTGGGTCAACTGTTCCGGTGAAATGTAATAAATGGAACCGTAAAGCTCCTCGTTTTCTCCCACATGTGCGGTTTCCTCCACAAGCCTGGCAACTCCGAAGTCGAGGATTTTGACGGTGAAATTGGGGTTCGGATAGTTGTGCAACATCAGGTTCGCCGGCTTGATGTCGAGATGCAGCAGGTGCCTGCGGTGGGCGGCGCCCAGGCCCTCCAGGCATTGCGTGGCAAAATGCAGAAAGGTGTTTTGGTCAAAAGGCGTGTTGCGGATGATTTCCGACAGACACGGCCCGTCCACAAATTCCAGCACGAAAAAATAGCCCCGGCTGTCCATGGAAAAATCCAGGATGCGGATGATGTTGCGATGCCGCAGCTCGGAGAGCACTTTGGCTTCACGCTGCGTTTGCTCAATGACGGAAGCCGGGATTTGCTTGTCGTCTTTCAGGCGCTTGACCGCGACCCGGGTCTGGCTTTCCCTGTCCAGGCAGAGATAGACTTCGCCCAACCCGCCGACTCCGAGCAGGGAAAGGACCTCGTAACGGCCCGCGATGACATCTCCTGGTTCTTGCAAGCCCATGTTGTTAATGCCGAGCAGTGTAGGGTTGGGTTCGATTCCGGCCTTGTACTTATTGGGAAATGGCGTATCCTTTTTTGCTGATGCGCCGAATCAGGTTAAGGGTGGAGTAAAACCGGGTTCTGGAAAGTCATTTTTTTTACATGGATTTTATGATAGCACCGTTGGTTCAACAGAAAACAGTCGAAAAGGTACTGATGGGCGGGCGGGTCACTCGTGACGAAGCCCGGGAGTTGTATGATCTGCCTCTGCCCGAGCTTGGGCGGCTGGCGGACGAGCGCCGCAAACAGATCAAAAAAGGCTCCTATGGCGGGCGCGGGAACGAGATTGTCACTTACATCATCGACCGCAACATCAACTACACCAATGTCTGCAATGTGTATTGCAAGTTCTGCAATTTTTATAGAACGGAAAAGGATGAAGACGCCTACATTTTGACCCACGGGCAGATCGACGAAAAAATCGACGAGCTGGTGGCATTGGGCGGAACGCAAATTCTCATGCAGGGCGGGCATCATCCCGATTTGGGAATCGATTTTTATCTGGATCTGTTGGGCCATATCAAAGCCCGCTACCCGCAGGTGAACATTCACGGATTTTCACCGCCGGAATTCAATCATTTCGCCTCCGTTTTTAACATGCCAATGGAGGAAGTGATCCGGAGGTTCAAGGAAGCGGGTTTGGGCAGCATTCCCGGCGGCGGCGGAGAAATTCTGGTCAACCGGATACGGGAACGGATTTCGCCCTTGAAATGCGACGCGGACCAGTGGCTTCGCGTGATGGAACTGGCGCACGCGCAGGGTTTGAATTCCAGCGCCACAATGATGTTCGGCCATGTGGAAACGGTCGATGACCGGCTGGAGCATTTGCAGCGCTTGCGCGACCTGCAGGATCGCACGCACGGCTTCACCGCTTTTATCTGCTGGACCTTTCAGGCGGAGGGCACTGTCTTGAAGGCGGAGACGGTGGGTTCGCACGAGTATCTGCGCATGCAGGCGCTGGCGCGCATCTTTTTGGACAATTTTGATAACGTTCAGGCTTCCTGGGTGACGCAGGGGCCGCAGATCGGACAGGTGGCGCTCAAATTTGGCGCCAACGACTATGGCAGCCTGATGATGGAGGAAAATGTGGTCTCGCAGGCGGGGGCGAGCTTCCGTCTGACCTTGGATGACATCAAACGCCATATCACGGCAGCCGGCTACGAACCCCACCAGCGCAACAACTGGTATCAGTTGTTGAATTAGCCGGTTGCACCACGAGCAGGGTGTTTGTTGGCCGAAAAAAGTTGGCGCTCACTCCATTTTTCGACTAGTTTTTCTGCATGTCAAAAATCATTCCTCTTATCAGTTCAGGCGTCGCGGGGCCGTTGGGTGTGTTGCATCTGCCCCGTCTCTGGTTGAAAGTCTCACTCGAAGCGCGTGGCAAGCTGGCCGACGGATATCCCGGCATCGGCGCCGGCTACGACTCGATGGTCATCAAAGGCCTCGGCCTTACGCCCGAAGCGGTGAAGGATTTTATCAGCACGAAACGTCCGAGCTATCCCGAGTTCGAGGCTTGGATTGCCAAACAGCCGGGCGTGAAGCTCGACAAAGCGAATGTTCACAAACTGAATCTTTCCATCGCGGGCTACATCCACGATGACGCCACGCGCAAGCAGATCCTCTCCGAGAACGGGTTGAAGGACGATGGGACGGTGCTGTCGGATGCCATTGATCTCAACAATCTGGACGACTGGTGTCTTTTCCATCAGGCCGAGTTGAAGTAACAGCCGCGAGTAAAAGCTGTTTACCGCAGAGTCGCCGAGTCCGCTGAGAAGACAGCGGAAGCATGGTGCGCATCTTGACATTTTTCCAATCCGGTAATACCGTAATACCCATGACCACGCTCACATTCAAGGTGGATGAAGACGAGGCGCGGAGCCTGCACATGGCCGCCCGTCGCGCGAAGTTGACGCTCTCGGAGTATTTGCGCAGGCAGATTCGTGTGAATACCGCCAAAGCGAAGCCGGTGGGGCAGATTAAATGCCGCCACACCGGGGCCATGATTTTCGCCCCGGCTCCGCAGCATCCGCCGCTGACCACGAAGGCGGTGAGGAAAATGCTGGCTGACTTTCCATGAAATACCTGCTGGATGTGAATGTGCTGGTGGC of the Candidatus Methylacidiphilales bacterium genome contains:
- a CDS encoding HPr family phosphocarrier protein, which encodes MNKKVGVGGNASEKIMVILNKLGLHARPAAMFVRVANRFPCEITVEKDGEEVNGKSIMGLMMLAAGCGSRLKVIAAGDEAPQALKELEELIQRKFDEE
- the ptsP gene encoding phosphoenolpyruvate--protein phosphotransferase, coding for MALHQSGTDLKIKGIPVSPGVVHGTLAILTREELSIPRRQIKPQEVPGEIARFESALVKTRQQILEIKEHLSASIGEKDASIFDAHLLVVEDGSLLEAVRKQVESRLLCVEHVFHHLIQNYAQTMRDMDDVYLQERAADILDVGRRILSNLMGTAMSDRYDLEKPCIILAHDLSPSDTAVLDRSKVLGFATDIGSRTSHTAIMARSLNIPAVVGLKEASQTLDNEVEVILDGYQGLLIINPSEQTKFEYGKIGEKRHLVEEKLGQLRGTEAVTRDGHKVIVSANVELPEDFHLIQAAGAEGVGLYRTEFLFLNRLELPTEMEQLEMYRKVIEAARPYPVIFRTLDVGGDKMLDHLGMSEELNPFLGWRAIRYCLERRDVFRTQLRAICRAGAGTKIRIMFPMVSTFEELLQAKELLRDVLIELGRENEGFSKEIEIGTMIETPAAAMIMNHLAREVDFVSIGTNDLIQYTLAVDRNNEKVAYLYQPTHPGIISLIRHIVTQAHEAKIWVGVCGEMAGEVILTPLLLGLGVDELSTGSVYISRIKSAIQNLNYEEMRKMADEVSMLNTAAQVMDRLKQVAVANFAELLD
- a CDS encoding aspartate aminotransferase family protein, with the protein product MPLDIKELVTSRLGENYDLHDQHVNRTLVKVLRTIGFDKVYARAQGAYLYDMDGRDYLDFLSGYGVFNIGRNHPGVQKVIRDVLDMDLPNMVQMDCALLSGLLAEALTKRTGPGLDAVFFCNSGTESVEGAIKFARCATGRTRILSLQNSYHGLSYGSLSITGNKNFQNGFGPFLPGAEQVKNNDLEDLESKLRAGDVACFIAELVQGKGVYIPDDDYFPKAQALCRKYGALFIADEVQTGLGRTGKFFAFQHWNLEPDILTIAKALSGGYVPAAAFVTRREIYQKVFSSLDRCVVHSTTFGRNNLAMACGLATLEILDDEKIVENAAKRGEQLIRRLRSLQEKHDIIKEIRGKGLMIAIEFKEPSSLKLKVAWKAVHAVDKGLFPQMVVTQLLSKHRILTQVAGHHMDVLKILPPLIIGDEEIERFVNALDDVVGNIASFPGPFWEFGSGLVKAAITSGYNKKAAAI
- the floA gene encoding flotillin-like protein FloA (flotillin-like protein involved in membrane lipid rafts), with product MSFIGIIIGVVVLVALVIIFNFFGLWIRAWTSGAPVSIMTLIAMRFRNIPSSLIVNARITAVRAGINVESRQLETHFLAGGNVNEVVRALIAADKAKLNLDFNSACAIDLATSGSGKSVFEAVRTSVNPRVIDCPNPASGKTTIEAVAKDGIGLRARARVTVRTNLGRFVGGATEETIIARVGEGIVTTIGSSDTYKDVLEAPDKISKTVLQRGLDSGTAFEILSIDIADLDVGENIGARLQADQAEADKRVAQARAEVRRAAAVATEQEMKARVEEMRAKVVEAEAQIPMAMAEAFRSGNLGILDYMKYKNIQADTAMRSAIATDSAPGTPKQS
- a CDS encoding NfeD family protein; this encodes MIGIVSLILAGILLLAAEIFLPGLIAGILGIVCLLGAAARAWSIYGANAGLSVLGAEFSLGIILFLLWMKYFPRSALGKVLSLDNTSAPRADENAGLLGSTGKTVSLLRPSGTARIQGRRVDVITEGQPIPPDTDIKVVKVDGARIMVRKL
- a CDS encoding serine protease; the protein is MKRILCLILVCISPVCWSEPAAITAQSPLPAPTPAKPSLIYVIPIRDDIDTSMVFIVRRGIKEAIDKQADAVILHMDTNGGRIDNTEEIIAILNHFQHQDQLYTYIDTKAFSAGAFIASATHKIYMAPSAVIGAATPIIMSSGGGGVETVSKSVEEKMTSAVRGLVRANAERQGHNPAVFDAMVDREQGLLIDGKELLPKGKLLTLTSKEAEARYGNPPQPLLSAGTVSSLDAFITEIGGGQAKVLKIEPTGFEQLGRFIVMISPFLLAGALLCGYIEFKTGGFGVFGISAVALALVFFFGQYIAGLSGYEYVMMFFFGVLLLAIELFVLPGHILPGLAGAALILISILKAMVDKYPTDPVMPTMPQLEIPMTKLGISFAITLAGMWVLAKVLPKTPLYHRLVLQTVNPTTTAEEPSGIGVGDTGMSLTLLRPSGTADFGHGPVDVITLGDFIQSGQRIRVIQTEGGHIIVEAA
- a CDS encoding serine/threonine-protein kinase; its protein translation is MGLQEPGDVIAGRYEVLSLLGVGGLGEVYLCLDRESQTRVAVKRLKDDKQIPASVIEQTQREAKVLSELRHRNIIRILDFSMDSRGYFFVLEFVDGPCLSEIIRNTPFDQNTFLHFATQCLEGLGAAHRRHLLHLDIKPANLMLHNYPNPNFTVKILDFGVARLVEETAHVGENEELYGSIYYISPEQLTQKPLDARSDLYSLGHVFYQSLSGAIAFPGVDEMMALAKAHLHQTPASLHDYKPDLDETLCQWVYWLLAKKPEDRPASDQAALFELTKIRLRLSKEARPEEFAIPEPEVEMESASVVPDKPAEKSFLGRLFNR
- the mqnC gene encoding dehypoxanthine futalosine cyclase; this encodes MIAPLVQQKTVEKVLMGGRVTRDEARELYDLPLPELGRLADERRKQIKKGSYGGRGNEIVTYIIDRNINYTNVCNVYCKFCNFYRTEKDEDAYILTHGQIDEKIDELVALGGTQILMQGGHHPDLGIDFYLDLLGHIKARYPQVNIHGFSPPEFNHFASVFNMPMEEVIRRFKEAGLGSIPGGGGEILVNRIRERISPLKCDADQWLRVMELAHAQGLNSSATMMFGHVETVDDRLEHLQRLRDLQDRTHGFTAFICWTFQAEGTVLKAETVGSHEYLRMQALARIFLDNFDNVQASWVTQGPQIGQVALKFGANDYGSLMMEENVVSQAGASFRLTLDDIKRHITAAGYEPHQRNNWYQLLN
- a CDS encoding DUF5069 domain-containing protein produces the protein MSKIIPLISSGVAGPLGVLHLPRLWLKVSLEARGKLADGYPGIGAGYDSMVIKGLGLTPEAVKDFISTKRPSYPEFEAWIAKQPGVKLDKANVHKLNLSIAGYIHDDATRKQILSENGLKDDGTVLSDAIDLNNLDDWCLFHQAELK